A portion of the Pseudomonas sp. PSE14 genome contains these proteins:
- a CDS encoding VCBS domain-containing protein — MDNQGKARAAFLLRPHTHALALEQRILFDGAAAAAVDQQHHDSQATEAKDSTPPATAVEARAQAAAPAPAPRNLVVIDARLENRDQLAANLPVGSTALVVDAGQDAIAAISNALAQLGQVDSIQVFSHGATGQFTLGNQTFTAQTVDQLGERLSAWRSELSPGADIQLYGCDVGAGSAGQALVNELARWTGADVGASSNATGASSAGGDWNLEVRNGDLDKAIALGADTLTDFQGLLANASPTVAMGSGGSTVRLGDTFTFDVIFSNPSTQVGYAPYIDLFMPATGRDGNDGATFVSATYLGQVVRFTPVIFDANGNATHPFAKDANGNALVINAASVGMKPGDQMIVLQLPYGSVTSGQPAIDIQVTAQLSNLADTIYSDGAPNLTINARGGFEYGNDSLNNPTQDPSLVEAALHSFVVTPTLLSVTQTVDMPEGETVTGPNFTRTETVTVTPAPGQTLTNVTVTQTVPDQVHVSSITPGAGGTLTSITLHDGTVLTNPTLIAAALNNPNVFVASYSIHYDTLSAASTTTVGFYVPEIDAAGRPVLDPATGNPRTITFGTATVSGDWNPLDVRDRPSDPDGYPFTVTGNGAGVTFVAKSITLLKTVNLQNDVGTTGITPGDTLRYTMDVAISDFYAFGKNILGQGSFTVTDQLSDGQTFSATNPPSIVIQQHGASQVIPVIYTATVNADGSTTLVFDIAQSIAAAIQGPGLYALFGDQWDGDAQEGATRMSIIYDATIDTTYTSDHPPHDQLNEGDSVSNNALVDATVLRDSLNIGGEQTDGSSTTSTIKTSNIDIQLTQVNGGAPPGNGELRPGDVVTFTITYDLLVADYENFTLTAYLPLPLLASQVTDWTQGTGVGQWTFGAGNNIGDVPDSVRTGPGNSIIFNFGNYVSGGLNGGRVQVQFTMRVGDQPFADQRELDVLAQSSQTTTIDKTVLISSDVAVIESVAEPVLDIKHGVVSSSNGTVTGTTGNWLPTDQTGTRPFNGSITDLAAVDGNVSGIDGGDTLRLATAIKNTGGGGAYDVTTSINLPAGVTFVGGSLSLANLQIYRGDGTKLTAGVDYSVSGNTITFLDANGQATFLAGRANAADGNDAAGRNLVVITYDATVNNAILASSSLQSSAALTNYASVNGGQDFTPTDLVDLANQQVAAPTITKVYKDGSLTADDSSASHTTDSNLVIGEKMTYDIVVTLPEGSTANLRLSDLIPPGLRLDTTAFNGAGYQVIVNRASINGEPFSLALTDNFNGTVTVVPSSPDGSDGVDLQLVFSAAGANADNNVGNNAFVIRLVLVASNVQGNQQGVTLNNGAQLTYSDPDGDTPNGATAVDRTVASPQQPSVTIVEPTLTVSQQVTSTPTYGGFDEGDTVTFTITISNTSGTNAFDLSLLNILPTQMDNIVITGTVYNGGATNNGGVDFIIQNGQLVTANGANIDIANGGNIVITLSGVVNATAAGQAVIPNNVVVRWTSLDGTSNVTDTQAGERGGDDGVLNSGVLNDYRVANSLLIPVTNGIQVSRVGGVDATPPATNSSGTTDTSGLQETVVVGEIIRYRVAVVVPTGDNPNYQIRIELAPGLEFIPADLNNILIALGSTGGGLTTDATNLISSGSLTMFGNQNSDVSLPIRPDLSGDKPTGVFNVNSGRLQIVTNANGSQTITFSLGNLTNTEVNDGDIEGVILEFNVRVANVTSNQSTAPALGMTAFEHVGLNGGVDRGKSDTIFEKVVEPGFSDPTKSVVGLTLNADNTTNATLEVGFQQNGNVTAYDVHLQDKLPNGSGYQFISLTITTAAGTTVTYGLGDFLPGGAATLAGLTLNIDSNPANGIGVDFASLNVGDKVSFRYSVTVPDTPIANNAASSAVLTWTSLPQSFTGWGDSAVGTASTATGERTGQDGPGPDDSVLNNYVKSVGIAFGVVRGTLWDDTGSATSSTTPDGPGLAGQTVTLTWAGADGLFGTSDDAQLATTTTDANGQYVFSILPSGLYRVDVAAQVSNPVAGDPGNTLKVRIDTDGAGNTFNRVQLTLDGGTASDGPTGQANFGYVHLNEAPVNTFAPQHGQEDTVLHIGGLAISDVDAGNGELTVTLSVLHGVLWTSATTPAPDASPPTGASNTLVLRGTLAQINVLLGQLYYKGNQDFNTFRNTETLKMVTNDQGNFGDHPTSGDGIPGQNPADALSDTDEMNIIIDPVNDAPIAHPDLAVAVEAGGLNNADPGVDPTGNVLDNDTDVDIATNGDVLRVTRVENSIGGSTTVAATGVTPLAGRYGTLYITATGGFQYVVDNTNAAVQALRSAGDVLRESFGYFVTDTGGLSSSTSLTIDIHGANDTPVARNDAGTAVEAGGTNNGSPGSDAIGNVLLNDSDVDSTTYGETKAVSLVRYDGIGGGSIFPVAPGAPATLQVLYGTLTINADGSYRYVVDNSNPVVQALSPGQTLPERFTYQVTDKGGLSAIATLTITIQGANDAPVAVDDHNTATAGASDNSPAPVNASGNVITGGLGGVGADTDVDNLDQPTASKLKVDGVRSGLESAGTFIPNNVNDGVPGSISGTVARLANGTIISGNFGQLTLSADGTYLFVVNSADPAIRALTANQTLDVVFTYRIHDSGGLTDQAQLVITVTGVNDPPIVQPVVVHATEAGGLLNNVPGLDPTGSVRGSYTDPDGDVLTITAVVSPTGANGTVGADLAGNHGVLLLNADGSYRFVVNNLDPAVQSLRTYNDTLTEVFTYTVSDGNGKSITRTFTVIVHGQNDIPIAQDDTGRAIEAGGTLNTTPGAPAAGNVLPNDLDVDGAAYGETKVVDAARLGDRNAGGALVDLSTSGGVVAGAYGTLVLNANGTYTYTVNDSLAAVQALKLGDSLVEVFTYRMHDTDGATSIAQLTITIEGRYDAPVANDDINYAVANLDGSGGRNPTGNVIAGLTGIFAGIGADTDVDAGDHLVVTAIAKGPEGSQVNTVPVVPGIPQTIQGAFGTLVINADGRYQYFVDSTNPTIVSLGPLAFAIEEFTYQVTDDGNLNDQATLIILIRGRNDPPVTEPDFGTAVEDGGLHNNAPGSNPSGNVLANDTDPDTITTIPQDVMYVVSFWTGDRPLPADASAPGQSLRGQYGTLTLNDDGSWSYQLDNSLPEVEALRASGQIIQDRFTYLGADIWGGATPGLLTITIDGRNDTPIANDDTAIAVEAGGVNNGTPGIDPRGNVLDNDTDVDGVQYGETKSVVHYTSQNGATVAAGSMLQGLYGKLVINADGSFEYRVDNDNPTVQALRTAGETLTEVFTYRMHDTAGATSEARLTVTVRGADDNPTARDDNNFASDETPAPQATGNVLPNDSDVDGGDQLTVTGIRTGEENGSGTAGVVGQPIAGRYGTLVLNADGSYTYTIDLSNREVLAAAGLGQVLKDYFTYTISDLTGLTDQAQLTITLDISTPYIPPGPYVGLFAEDGRPHEPPLGFDPAIFVQPVVERIDHNLSLSAWGADGSNIDIFATPEIESQSIGAQLGQVKGQFVARAVGESRRASDLDKRWVEGRHGVTSLSADGLLPDPSLWAPLPGDMVAKSDKTAQTARGFRAQLRDAAQRRSGNP; from the coding sequence ATGGATAATCAGGGCAAGGCGCGCGCCGCATTCCTTCTTCGCCCCCACACCCACGCTCTGGCACTGGAGCAGCGAATTCTCTTCGACGGCGCCGCCGCGGCGGCGGTCGACCAGCAGCACCACGACTCCCAGGCCACCGAAGCCAAAGACAGCACCCCGCCCGCCACCGCCGTGGAGGCTCGCGCCCAGGCCGCAGCGCCCGCGCCGGCCCCGCGCAACCTGGTGGTGATCGATGCCCGCCTGGAAAACCGCGATCAACTGGCGGCCAACCTACCGGTTGGCAGCACGGCGCTGGTGGTCGACGCCGGACAGGACGCCATCGCCGCCATCAGCAATGCCCTGGCGCAACTGGGCCAGGTGGACTCCATCCAGGTCTTCTCCCATGGCGCCACCGGCCAGTTCACCCTGGGCAACCAGACCTTCACCGCGCAGACCGTCGACCAGCTCGGCGAACGCCTGAGCGCCTGGCGCAGCGAACTCAGCCCCGGCGCGGACATCCAGCTCTACGGCTGCGACGTGGGCGCCGGCAGCGCCGGCCAGGCCCTGGTCAACGAGCTGGCCCGCTGGACCGGAGCCGACGTCGGCGCCTCCAGCAATGCCACCGGGGCCAGCAGCGCGGGGGGTGACTGGAACCTGGAAGTGCGCAACGGCGACCTGGACAAGGCCATCGCCCTGGGCGCGGACACCCTGACGGACTTCCAGGGCCTGCTGGCCAATGCCAGCCCCACTGTAGCCATGGGCAGCGGCGGCTCGACGGTGCGCCTGGGCGATACCTTCACCTTCGACGTGATCTTCAGCAACCCGTCCACCCAGGTCGGCTATGCCCCCTACATCGACCTGTTCATGCCGGCCACCGGCCGTGACGGCAATGATGGCGCCACCTTCGTTTCCGCCACCTACCTGGGCCAGGTGGTGAGGTTCACCCCTGTCATCTTCGACGCCAACGGCAATGCCACCCATCCATTCGCCAAGGACGCCAATGGCAATGCGCTGGTGATCAACGCCGCCAGCGTAGGCATGAAGCCCGGCGACCAGATGATCGTGCTGCAACTGCCCTATGGCAGCGTCACCAGTGGCCAGCCGGCCATCGACATCCAGGTCACCGCGCAACTGAGCAACCTGGCCGACACCATCTACTCCGACGGTGCGCCGAACCTCACCATCAACGCCCGCGGCGGTTTCGAGTACGGCAACGACTCGCTGAACAACCCCACGCAGGACCCGAGCCTGGTGGAAGCCGCACTGCACAGCTTCGTGGTCACCCCGACCCTGCTATCGGTCACCCAGACGGTGGACATGCCCGAGGGCGAGACCGTCACCGGTCCGAACTTCACGCGCACCGAGACGGTCACCGTGACCCCGGCGCCCGGCCAGACCCTGACCAACGTGACGGTCACCCAGACGGTGCCCGACCAGGTCCATGTCAGCTCCATCACGCCTGGAGCCGGCGGCACCCTGACCTCCATCACCCTGCACGACGGCACCGTGCTGACCAACCCGACGCTGATCGCCGCGGCACTGAACAACCCCAACGTCTTCGTCGCCAGCTACAGCATCCACTACGACACCCTGAGCGCAGCCAGCACCACCACGGTCGGTTTCTACGTGCCGGAGATCGACGCCGCCGGGCGACCGGTGCTCGACCCTGCCACGGGCAATCCACGCACCATCACCTTCGGTACCGCCACCGTGAGCGGCGACTGGAACCCGCTGGACGTGCGTGATCGCCCGAGCGACCCGGACGGCTACCCCTTCACCGTCACCGGCAACGGCGCGGGTGTCACCTTCGTCGCCAAATCCATCACCCTGCTCAAGACGGTGAACCTGCAGAACGACGTCGGCACCACCGGCATCACACCCGGCGACACCCTGCGCTACACCATGGACGTGGCCATCTCCGACTTCTACGCCTTCGGCAAGAACATCCTCGGCCAGGGCAGCTTCACCGTCACCGACCAGCTCAGCGACGGCCAGACCTTCTCCGCCACCAACCCGCCGAGCATCGTCATCCAGCAGCACGGCGCGTCGCAGGTCATCCCAGTGATCTACACCGCCACGGTGAACGCCGACGGCAGCACCACGCTGGTCTTCGACATCGCCCAGTCCATTGCCGCCGCCATCCAGGGGCCGGGGCTCTATGCGCTGTTCGGTGACCAGTGGGACGGCGACGCCCAGGAAGGCGCCACGCGGATGTCCATCATCTATGACGCGACCATCGACACCACCTACACCTCCGACCACCCGCCCCACGACCAGCTCAACGAAGGCGACAGCGTCAGCAACAATGCGCTGGTGGACGCCACCGTGCTGCGCGACTCGCTGAACATCGGCGGCGAGCAGACCGACGGCTCCAGCACCACCAGCACCATCAAGACGTCCAACATCGACATCCAGCTCACCCAGGTGAACGGCGGCGCCCCGCCGGGCAACGGCGAGCTGCGCCCCGGCGACGTGGTGACCTTCACGATCACCTATGACCTGCTGGTGGCCGACTACGAGAACTTCACCCTCACCGCCTACCTGCCCCTGCCGCTCCTCGCCTCGCAGGTCACCGACTGGACCCAGGGTACCGGCGTGGGCCAATGGACCTTCGGCGCCGGCAACAACATCGGCGATGTGCCCGACAGCGTACGCACCGGCCCGGGCAACTCGATCATTTTCAACTTCGGCAACTATGTTTCCGGCGGCCTGAACGGCGGCCGGGTGCAGGTGCAGTTCACCATGCGCGTAGGCGACCAGCCCTTCGCCGACCAGCGCGAGCTGGATGTGCTGGCACAGTCCAGCCAGACCACCACCATCGACAAGACAGTACTGATCTCATCGGACGTGGCGGTCATCGAGTCGGTCGCCGAACCAGTGCTGGATATCAAGCACGGTGTGGTCTCCAGCAGCAACGGAACCGTCACCGGAACCACTGGTAACTGGCTCCCGACCGACCAGACCGGCACCAGGCCGTTCAACGGCAGCATCACCGATCTCGCCGCGGTCGACGGCAACGTCAGCGGCATCGATGGCGGCGATACCCTGCGCCTGGCCACCGCGATCAAGAACACTGGCGGTGGCGGCGCCTACGATGTCACCACGAGCATTAACCTGCCCGCCGGCGTAACCTTCGTCGGCGGCAGCCTGAGCCTGGCCAACCTGCAGATCTACCGGGGCGACGGTACAAAGCTGACTGCCGGGGTGGATTACAGCGTCAGCGGCAACACCATCACCTTCCTCGATGCCAACGGCCAGGCGACCTTCCTCGCCGGCCGCGCCAACGCCGCCGACGGCAACGATGCTGCCGGCCGCAACCTGGTGGTGATCACCTACGATGCCACGGTAAACAACGCCATCCTCGCGTCGAGCAGCCTGCAGAGCAGCGCCGCACTGACCAACTATGCGAGCGTCAACGGCGGCCAGGACTTCACCCCCACCGACCTGGTCGACCTGGCCAACCAGCAGGTCGCCGCGCCGACCATCACCAAGGTCTACAAGGACGGCAGCCTGACCGCCGACGACTCCAGCGCCAGCCACACCACCGACAGTAACCTGGTGATCGGCGAGAAGATGACCTATGACATTGTCGTCACCCTGCCTGAAGGCTCCACCGCCAACCTGCGTCTTTCCGACCTGATCCCACCGGGCCTGCGCCTGGATACCACGGCTTTCAACGGAGCGGGCTACCAGGTCATCGTCAATAGGGCCTCCATTAACGGGGAGCCGTTCAGCCTCGCGCTCACAGACAATTTCAACGGTACCGTCACCGTTGTTCCGTCTTCTCCCGACGGCAGCGATGGTGTCGATCTGCAACTGGTGTTCAGTGCCGCCGGCGCCAACGCCGACAACAACGTCGGCAACAATGCCTTCGTCATCCGCCTGGTGCTGGTGGCGAGCAACGTGCAGGGCAACCAGCAGGGCGTCACCCTGAACAACGGCGCGCAGCTGACCTACAGCGACCCCGATGGCGATACGCCCAACGGCGCCACGGCCGTGGACCGCACGGTCGCCAGCCCGCAGCAGCCCTCGGTGACCATCGTCGAGCCCACCCTGACAGTGAGCCAGCAAGTCACTTCCACGCCCACCTACGGCGGCTTCGACGAAGGCGACACGGTCACCTTCACCATCACCATCAGCAACACGTCCGGCACCAATGCCTTCGATCTCAGCCTGCTGAACATACTGCCCACGCAGATGGACAACATCGTGATCACCGGCACGGTCTACAACGGCGGCGCCACCAATAACGGCGGCGTGGACTTCATCATCCAGAATGGCCAGCTGGTCACCGCCAACGGCGCCAACATCGATATCGCCAATGGCGGCAATATCGTCATTACCCTGTCGGGCGTGGTGAACGCCACGGCGGCTGGCCAGGCGGTTATCCCGAACAACGTCGTGGTGCGCTGGACCAGCCTCGATGGCACCAGCAATGTCACCGATACCCAGGCCGGCGAGCGCGGCGGCGATGACGGCGTGCTCAACTCCGGGGTGCTCAACGACTACCGCGTGGCCAACTCGCTGCTGATCCCGGTCACCAATGGCATCCAGGTGTCCCGCGTCGGTGGGGTCGATGCCACGCCGCCGGCGACCAACTCATCGGGCACCACCGATACTTCGGGCCTGCAGGAAACTGTGGTGGTCGGCGAGATCATCCGCTACCGCGTGGCGGTCGTCGTCCCCACCGGCGACAACCCGAACTACCAGATCCGCATCGAACTGGCCCCCGGGCTCGAGTTCATTCCCGCCGACCTCAACAACATCCTCATTGCGCTGGGCTCCACCGGCGGCGGCCTCACCACGGACGCCACCAACCTGATCAGCAGCGGCTCGCTAACCATGTTCGGCAACCAGAACAGCGATGTATCGCTACCGATCCGCCCCGACCTCTCCGGCGACAAGCCCACCGGCGTATTCAACGTCAACAGCGGCCGGCTGCAGATCGTAACCAACGCCAACGGTAGCCAGACCATCACCTTCAGCCTGGGCAACCTGACCAACACCGAGGTGAACGACGGCGACATCGAAGGCGTGATCCTGGAATTCAACGTGCGCGTCGCCAACGTCACCAGCAATCAGAGCACCGCCCCGGCGCTCGGGATGACCGCGTTCGAGCATGTCGGCCTGAATGGCGGCGTCGACCGCGGCAAGAGCGACACGATCTTCGAGAAGGTGGTGGAACCCGGTTTCAGTGATCCCACCAAGTCGGTGGTCGGCCTGACCCTGAACGCTGACAACACCACCAATGCCACGCTGGAAGTCGGCTTCCAGCAGAACGGCAACGTGACCGCCTACGATGTCCACCTGCAGGACAAGCTGCCCAACGGTAGCGGCTACCAGTTCATCAGCCTCACTATCACCACGGCCGCCGGTACCACCGTGACCTATGGCCTGGGCGATTTCCTTCCCGGTGGCGCAGCGACCCTTGCCGGCCTGACGCTGAACATCGACTCCAACCCGGCCAACGGCATCGGCGTGGACTTCGCGTCACTCAACGTCGGCGACAAGGTCAGCTTCCGCTACAGCGTCACCGTGCCGGACACTCCCATCGCCAACAATGCCGCCAGTTCCGCGGTGCTGACCTGGACCAGCCTGCCGCAGAGTTTCACCGGCTGGGGCGATTCGGCGGTCGGCACGGCCAGCACCGCCACCGGCGAGCGGACCGGGCAGGATGGACCGGGGCCGGATGACAGCGTGCTGAACAACTACGTGAAGAGTGTCGGCATCGCCTTCGGCGTGGTGCGCGGTACCCTCTGGGACGACACCGGCTCGGCCACCAGCAGCACGACGCCGGACGGCCCCGGCCTGGCCGGTCAGACCGTCACCCTTACCTGGGCCGGCGCGGACGGCCTGTTCGGCACGAGCGACGACGCGCAACTGGCGACCACCACCACCGATGCCAACGGCCAGTATGTATTCAGCATCCTGCCCAGCGGCCTGTACCGAGTGGACGTCGCGGCGCAGGTCAGCAACCCGGTGGCCGGTGATCCGGGCAACACACTCAAGGTTCGCATCGATACCGACGGAGCCGGCAACACCTTCAACCGGGTCCAACTGACCCTCGATGGCGGCACTGCCAGCGACGGCCCGACCGGCCAGGCGAACTTCGGCTACGTGCACCTCAACGAAGCTCCGGTGAACACCTTCGCCCCGCAACATGGCCAGGAAGACACCGTGCTGCACATCGGCGGCCTGGCCATCAGCGACGTGGACGCGGGCAACGGCGAACTCACCGTCACCCTCTCGGTGCTCCACGGCGTACTCTGGACCAGCGCCACCACGCCTGCGCCCGACGCGTCCCCTCCGACCGGCGCCAGCAACACCCTGGTGCTGCGTGGCACTCTCGCCCAGATCAACGTGCTGCTCGGCCAGCTCTATTACAAGGGCAACCAGGACTTCAACACTTTCCGTAACACCGAAACGCTGAAAATGGTGACCAATGACCAGGGCAACTTCGGCGACCATCCCACGAGCGGGGATGGCATCCCCGGACAGAACCCTGCTGATGCATTGAGCGATACCGATGAAATGAACATCATCATCGACCCGGTGAATGATGCGCCCATCGCCCATCCCGACCTCGCCGTCGCGGTGGAGGCCGGCGGCCTGAACAATGCCGACCCCGGCGTCGACCCCACCGGCAACGTGCTGGATAACGATACCGACGTGGACATCGCCACCAACGGCGACGTACTGAGGGTCACCCGCGTGGAGAACTCCATCGGTGGATCCACGACGGTGGCGGCTACAGGCGTAACCCCCCTCGCTGGCCGCTACGGCACGCTGTACATCACGGCCACGGGCGGCTTCCAGTACGTGGTCGACAACACCAACGCCGCGGTCCAGGCGCTACGCAGCGCGGGCGACGTACTGCGCGAATCCTTCGGCTACTTCGTCACCGACACCGGCGGGCTGAGCAGTTCCACGTCCCTCACCATCGACATCCACGGCGCCAACGACACTCCGGTTGCGCGCAACGACGCGGGTACCGCCGTCGAAGCCGGTGGCACCAACAACGGCAGCCCCGGCTCGGACGCCATCGGCAACGTGCTGCTCAACGACAGCGACGTGGACTCCACGACCTACGGCGAGACCAAGGCCGTCAGCCTGGTGCGCTACGACGGCATCGGCGGCGGAAGCATCTTCCCGGTGGCGCCAGGCGCGCCGGCAACCCTGCAGGTCCTCTACGGCACCCTGACCATCAATGCTGACGGCTCCTACCGCTACGTTGTGGACAACAGCAACCCCGTGGTGCAGGCGCTTTCACCCGGCCAGACCCTGCCCGAACGATTCACCTACCAGGTCACCGACAAGGGCGGCCTGAGCGCCATTGCCACCCTGACCATTACCATCCAAGGCGCCAACGACGCGCCGGTGGCGGTGGACGATCACAACACCGCCACCGCCGGCGCCAGCGACAACAGCCCGGCTCCAGTCAACGCCAGTGGCAACGTGATCACCGGGGGGCTCGGCGGGGTCGGTGCCGATACCGATGTCGACAACCTCGACCAGCCCACGGCCTCCAAGTTGAAAGTGGATGGCGTGCGCAGCGGCCTGGAAAGCGCCGGCACCTTCATCCCCAACAACGTCAACGACGGCGTGCCAGGATCCATCAGCGGCACCGTGGCCCGGCTGGCCAACGGTACGATCATCAGCGGCAACTTCGGCCAGCTCACCCTCAGCGCCGACGGCACCTATCTCTTCGTGGTCAACAGCGCCGATCCGGCCATCCGTGCGCTGACCGCCAACCAGACCCTGGATGTGGTCTTCACCTACCGCATCCACGACTCCGGCGGCCTGACCGACCAGGCGCAACTGGTGATCACCGTGACCGGCGTGAATGATCCACCCATCGTGCAGCCGGTGGTGGTCCATGCGACCGAAGCCGGCGGCCTGCTCAACAACGTCCCGGGGCTGGACCCGACGGGCAGCGTCCGCGGCTCCTACACCGATCCGGACGGCGATGTCCTCACCATCACCGCCGTGGTCAGCCCCACCGGTGCCAACGGCACCGTGGGCGCAGACCTGGCCGGCAACCATGGCGTGCTGCTGCTCAACGCCGATGGCAGCTACCGCTTCGTGGTCAATAACCTCGACCCGGCCGTGCAGTCCCTGCGTACCTATAACGACACTCTCACAGAGGTCTTCACCTATACCGTCAGCGACGGCAACGGCAAGTCCATCACCCGCACCTTCACCGTCATCGTCCATGGGCAGAACGATATCCCCATCGCCCAGGACGATACGGGCCGCGCCATCGAAGCCGGCGGCACACTCAACACCACCCCCGGCGCCCCCGCTGCCGGCAATGTACTGCCCAACGATCTCGACGTGGACGGCGCAGCTTATGGCGAAACCAAGGTGGTCGACGCTGCGCGCCTCGGCGACCGCAATGCCGGCGGCGCACTGGTCGACCTGAGCACCAGCGGTGGCGTGGTGGCCGGCGCCTACGGCACTTTGGTGCTCAATGCCAACGGCACCTACACCTACACAGTGAATGACAGCCTCGCCGCGGTGCAGGCGCTGAAGCTCGGCGACAGCCTGGTGGAAGTCTTCACCTACCGCATGCACGACACCGATGGAGCCACCTCCATCGCCCAACTGACCATCACCATCGAGGGCCGCTACGACGCCCCGGTGGCCAACGACGACATCAACTACGCCGTGGCCAACCTCGACGGTAGTGGCGGGCGCAACCCCACCGGCAACGTCATCGCCGGTCTGACCGGGATTTTCGCCGGCATCGGCGCCGATACCGACGTCGATGCCGGCGATCACCTGGTCGTCACCGCCATCGCCAAGGGGCCGGAAGGCTCGCAGGTGAACACGGTTCCGGTGGTGCCGGGCATCCCGCAGACCATCCAGGGCGCCTTCGGCACCCTGGTGATCAACGCCGACGGCCGCTACCAGTACTTCGTCGACAGCACCAACCCCACTATCGTCTCCCTCGGGCCGCTGGCCTTCGCCATTGAGGAGTTCACCTACCAGGTCACCGATGACGGCAACCTCAACGATCAGGCCACCCTCATCATTCTCATTCGCGGACGCAACGACCCGCCCGTGACGGAGCCGGACTTCGGCACCGCCGTGGAGGACGGTGGCCTGCATAACAACGCGCCGGGCAGCAATCCCTCCGGCAACGTGCTGGCCAACGATACCGACCCGGACACCATCACCACGATTCCCCAGGATGTGATGTACGTGGTGTCGTTCTGGACCGGAGACCGCCCGCTGCCTGCCGATGCCAGCGCGCCCGGCCAGAGCCTGCGCGGCCAGTACGGAACCCTGACGCTGAACGATGACGGCAGCTGGAGCTATCAGCTGGACAACTCCCTGCCCGAAGTCGAAGCCCTGCGCGCCAGCGGCCAGATTATCCAGGACAGATTCACCTACCTGGGTGCCGACATCTGGGGCGGCGCCACTCCCGGTCTGCTGACCATCACCATCGACGGGCGCAACGACACCCCAATCGCCAACGACGACACCGCGATCGCCGTCGAGGCTGGCGGCGTGAACAACGGCACTCCGGGGATCGATCCGCGCGGCAACGTGCTGGACAACGACACCGACGTCGACGGCGTGCAGTACGGCGAGACAAAGAGCGTCGTGCACTACACCAGCCAGAATGGCGCCACGGTCGCCGCCGGCAGCATGCTGCAGGGCCTGTACGGCAAGCTGGTGATCAACGCCGACGGCAGCTTCGAGTACCGGGTGGACAACGACAACCCTACCGTGCAGGCTCTGCGCACGGCAGGCGAAACCCTCACGGAAGTCTTCACCTACCGCATGCACGACACTGCCGGAGCCACCTCGGAAGCGCGCCTGACCGTGACCGTGCGGGGCGCAGACGACAACCCGACCGCGCGCGACGACAACAACTTCGCCAGCGACGAAACTCCCGCGCCGCAGGCGACCGGCAACGTGCTGCCCAACGACAGCGACGTCGATGGCGGCGACCAGCTCACCGTCACCGGCATCCGTACCGGCGAGGAAAACGGCAGCGGCACCGCCGGTGTCGTCGGCCAGCCCATCGCCGGCCGCTATGGCACCCTCGTGCTCAATGCCGATGGCAGCTACACCTACACCATCGACCTGAGCAACCGCGAAGTGCTGGCCGCCGCCGGCCTCGGGCAAGTCCTCAAGGACTACTTCACCTACACCATCAGCGACCTGACCGGGCTCACCGATCAGGCGCAGCTGACCATTACCCTCGACATCTCGACGCCCTACATCCCGCCGGGCCCCTATGTCGGCCTCTTCGCCGAGGACGGTCGCCCGCACGAGCCGCCATTGGGCTTCGACCCGGCGATCTTCGTGCAACCGGTGGTGGAGCGCATCGACCACAACCTGTCGCTGTCCGCCTGGGGCGCTGACGGCAGCAACATCGATATCTTCGCCACGCCGGAAATCGAGAGCCAATCCATCGGCGCCCAGCTCGGCCAGGTCAAGGGCCAGTTCGTCGCCCGCGCCGTGGGAGAAAGCCGGCGCGCCAGCGACCTGGACAAGCGCTGGGTGGAGGGCCGCCATGGCGTCACAAGCCTGAGCGCCGACGGCCTGCTCCCCGATCCGTCGCTGTGGGCGCCCCTGCCCGGCGACATGGTGGCCAAATCCGACAAGACCGCGCAGACCGCACGGGGCTTCCGAGCCCAGCTGCGCGACGCCGCCCAGCGCCGGAGCGGCAACCCATGA